A segment of the Manihot esculenta cultivar AM560-2 chromosome 13, M.esculenta_v8, whole genome shotgun sequence genome:
GTCCCCCAACGAAACCAAATCTAAGCAGCTATTATCAGCGCTTCCTGTGGGCAGTGATTGAATTGATTCAGAATCAGTCCCACTGTTGAGATCTTCAGTCTGATCCATGGAGGGGCATGGGCTAGTTCCCGTAAGATCCTCCATTGAGTTGCACTGCGACCCAAAATCAAAATCTCTCTCAGAATAATATTGATCACAAGCTTCAGATCTCTCAGAGCTTGAAGATGGTTCCTTGGCTGGTGGTGCAGGAAGAAGCAAATTAGGAGAAGTTGATCGAATATGTGTAGGGAATGAAGCTTGATCTTTCAGAAACTCTTGCAATGTTTCTATAAGCTCTTCTGATATCTTCTGAACACTTGGATACTCAGAAGTTCTGCCAACTCCAATACTTTTACACAAATCATAGAAAGAGCAAAGCTCATCGAATTGTTTTGAAGCCTTGACACAAGATTCAAAAGCACTGACACAAGATTGATATTGTAAATGAAAGAAACTATCCAAAAGAAGAGCAAGCCCATCAGAAATATCTCTATAGAGATCGAAACTCTCTTGTACGACAGCGTACAAAGAACTTTGCACCAACTTGTTTGTCTTGGCTGCACCTGTTGGCCTAGTGGCCATAGCTCTATCAAGCAATTTTTGCCAAAAAGAGATCTTATCAAGCAAAAACGCAGGCTTCATTTCACAAATGGGATCAGTTCCACTTCGGTTTCCATGGTGGCCATTTCTCTTCTCTCTGTTGGTGAATCTTCTCTGAAGCTTCCCAGTTACAAAACAATCTAAACGCTCGTCAAGATAAAGAGCAAAAGTCCTGACAAATGCTGTATAATCCCAAGGGCTTGAATTGGAGTCATCTCGAAAAGTAGAAAGGTTTAAAATCCTAGCACCCCGTTTCATTGCATGGAGGACTTCTCTAGGAAAATAAGGATCACCATCCTGGAAAATTCGCAAAACAAGCATAAGGGATTTAAGGGCAACGATCCAATTCCTAGTTTTGCCAATCCTTTTGCCAATGGCTTGTGCACAAGAAGCTGCATACACTTTGCTTGAAGATATAAGATTGAGAAGTTCTTTAACGTAACGATCATCAATGGGAGCTTCATCATGTCTTGTAGCTTTAAGAATCACAACTTCAAGATTGGATCTTGATGTGTTATTGGTGTAAACTTTGGCAAGGCTAATGCTGGTTTGATCTTTCACAGCTCCAATTGCTTTCCTCAACTTGCTTGGCATGTTCAATATCTGAATTCTTCACAATGAGTTCTGTCCTTGACCCTTTGTAAGTTGGAAGTTTAATAAATTCTATCTTCTTTTCTTGggcactttttattttttttacgttTTGGGCTTGGagaattctaaaaataaaaggagTGGATGGGAAGAATTAGTTTGGAATTGGTGATGAAGCTTAAACAGGGGAGGCCTTGAGCTTCTCTCTGCCTAGAATACACGAAAGCCTCGCCATTCTAACTGACTTGGTCATTATGTAAGATTTGGCTTATTTTGAAAATCACTTGCTTGTTTGCTGCGTAATTTGTGACTGAAAACCCTAAAATTAGCCACCAGATCTTGAACTTGTTCAAGTCCTCCAACCACCCATTTAAGATGCATTGAAtaatgttaaattattttttttattaatttatggttttcCTGCAACTTAAAAgatcatatatttattttttttttgaaattatcatatttatattttaatactgcCAATCGAGAATAGTCTAGTTAACTTTTTTTAGTCAAATTGGATagattttctctctctctctctccactgactctatgaaataaaattataaaaaaaataattaatgtcaTAAAGTTGGATTGCCAATGGTGATTATCAATGAAATATAAAGTTTAGGATTTGATTATCAAAAAGTGGATGAACATGTTAATAAGCTCTGAAAATTTGACTAATTGttataagatttaaaattttaaattaaattatcaaagcataaaaagtttttaacttattttcataattaggcccatatatatatatatatatatatatatatatataaaataactaattcAATAACTAtttaactattttaaattaagtagaaaaatagattcaaaacttatttagattcaatttaaactattattataattttgaaaatttattgtaaattaataaaataagaaaaatcattTTGTTGATAATATGGtgccaaattattttttttttataaaaaaatgaaaattattttcgaCTGAAAATAtaagttttattattatattgcaTATTAaggttgaaatttaaaattattttattattttaaatattttaattttttagcaattaataattaaaagattaaataaataaaaatcaatgaaaataaataaatattattagcaGAAAGAATATAGATAATAATGAGAAAATTGTGTATTTCTATTGtatatattttactgagatattacatctatatatatatagagaataGTATGAGCTAATTATGATAAGAATAATAATGGCTATAATTATACTAAACAAATCTCTtataatcatgcaaagattgatTTCCTATAATCATGCTAATACCCCTCTCAAACTCAAAGGTGGTAGCGCAGGTGCCAACTTGAGTTTGCATAAGAGATTTTGGAAGCGAGCTGGAAGATGCGGTTTGGTGAAAATATCCTTAGTTTGGCTAGCAGATGAGACAAGAATCAAACATATGGTGCCGTGAGCAACATGATGACGTACCAAATGACAATCAATTTCGATGTGTTTGGCACGCTCATGAAAGACATCATTATGAGAAATTTGCATGACACTTCTATTGTCACAATGAAGCATGGTGGCAAAAGAGTGAGTGACCCCATATCAATTAATAGCCACCGTAACCAAAGTAGTTCAGATGtagcaaaataaaagaaaatcagaTCTACTCATTTAAAAATGCACGATCTCACGTGATTCAGTCTAAAATGTGTGGCGAGATCTCTTTCAAAGATCAATAATCTCCACCCCTCTTAAGAAACAAATCAAAAgagttatttcattaaaaatattcaaattaagGCTCTTTAGGAAAGATGAATGAGGATTCTGCTAGGGTTCAACCAATACCACACTTTTTGACAGCAGCAGAACATCTTCTCTTCTGCCgaattcttttctttcttcttgtaTTTTCTTTCAATCATGTATGGCTAATTTCTTTAGTTTTAGTTGGAGATAAGTTGAAATTTTAGCTTCTTCATGGATTATGTGATCTAAACATTATTgttcatttttattcttttaatatttatgcaatttgagttcttcttattattattattactttgttgattGATTAATATGACCCGTTGTTCATATTTTCAAGATAAtgtattgttagtttggatgcttgaagtccgtaattgcttgagttaTTCAATAATAGGTAATTGTAACccactaaggaattgcatgatttaGCTTAAACTCACCATGCAATTTGATTTGTTGATTAGAATATAgtctctctaattcttaagacggttgataaattaaatccaaTAGATGTTCTTTGGGTTATTTATTGACTAGGGTTAACTAGCGacgttttctaattaatttacacgtatattgtgtaatacccggctagactccggtatcggaattcctaccgtccggtggaatctcggatgtcggaaacctctagaagggtaaaatcatatttttataaaatgttttaatgtatttcatgggtttaaacaagaaagaaattaagttttgaatgaaaatagtcttgagaggaagactcaggttcggccgccgaacctcaagttcggctccgaacatgcttgcacttcgggagtgctttaggcccccgaaggcataagtgaggaaagtccaggttcgaccgccgaaccttatgttcggccgccgaacatggcatgcatgcggaggcacgttaggcccccgaaagtggcctggccagccacctataaaagggtccccttgtccgaatgggcgagcttttctacccattttcggccaaggtgagttctccgccgtccctcgccgattttgagtccttttcttcaaatctttcatgattttcatgagtttttactttgttttgaagatttttgagcaaagagcaagttttaaggcttggaagactcaggagctcttttcccttggtttccaagtttaggtcgtctctctctctcgatcttcaagaggtaaaagccgatcttgagctcattgtatgttttaaacaagttttaagttgatctatggggtagaaatacatgtttaggttagttgaactttgttaggttttatgtgattatatggacaatgtgtgttggttatgcatgtttgatgtgtttgagttggggtttaggatagtttgagacccctctgtgttgatgcaagtgtctatgcatgatttgtgagagttggatgcttgattggaggttttaggaggcaaatgtgcataagagccgagtttctgcccttttgggagaaactaggttcggcagccgaaaggattttcggccgccgaacctgtctatgaggcaagcctttcggctgccgaagtctgcccccgaaaatggattttcgtctctggagggcactttcggccgccgaaggtgccgccgaacctgcatgactttcggctctggagggactttcggccgccgaacctgccgtcgaaagtgccctatgcagccctcctttgcatgatttttatgattgttttaaggtgctttagggggtttttggggagtattttagagtcatgttcatgaatgtttggtccctcatttgagtccacctgtgtaggttcggacccgaggaaccggggaccccagcagtgagtcagtcgcttcagagtcagtagagcttcagccagagatgagtgaaataaacacttatgttttaaagcaaataaatatagatttgagcatgttcatgcatcacgaatgccatgtgatattctaggttgtttgcattagaattcacgaatatgttgcattgcataacttgatgatgatgtggatggatgttggataatccttagtcctcaatatgatacgatgtaatatgatacggtatgatatggtatggaagtccggttgacccattctacgtcccggcacgttggaatgttatgatatgatatgtttaagagaaagaccggttgacccattctacgtcccgacaccttggaatgtagaggactattggtgacaataccatccttgatgtgatttgtttgtgacgtgttgcatctcatgaaagcatgaaatttagaTTGAATGTTTATCTATTCTACTCACTagactttatagctcacccctctcccttaacccccagatttgcaggtacagggtagaccaggaggtcagcaggagtagaatcaggttgtttgtaatagttagatgtggacatgaatatgaatatgatgtaatgtataagTAAAGTAttgtaatgtgatgtaatgttgCTTATgggagtttagagttgtgcttgaccatagtattatgtcaatccctttctagtatatgatcttaatgtttaatgatgcttatgtaaccaaaTTCAATGCacgttatgtcacccattggggcattgatgagactccaaagaggggttaatgtttatgattttgtttatgtatagtgcatgcacaggttgagttggtgaatgaatgaaaggatGAATGAATGcaaggaaaagttcaaaattttatgtatgttgttgatcatgtatgggattaaacaggtttacaggatgaatgttaggcttgctacaggtcccggcggccttatgccgatctggatcctagcgccggtagcggtccgattttcgggtcgttacagattggtatcagagccctaggttcatatggtcggacctagagtgtcgggctcatagatgttctagaaggtcaagcacaataggaaaatcatgtccactaggataggatgaagagtcctatcttgaatgataatgtgaaatgccatgattttatgcatgtgcattaatgatatgctttgatatgtgatgtatgtgatgcgggttcatatgttagcacatgaaccatttgatgctaatgttctatgtgatgtatgctgtttttcagaaaacaggatgagaggaactcgtcgatcggcacaattgactggagtaccaccccaggacgaggggactgatgcccgtcctcctgcattgcctagggcaatgtcaagtaggtccagcagagaaagagcagcaagagaccctagaaggtctttggatctgggtaaaagcagatcagtgaggggaacagtacaGGGGGATATGttagaggatgtgggggatcagatggatgtggatcagaggagggatggcagtctaggagtaagtatgtcggaagagggaatgagagagtcccaaggaggcactcaggcctcgggatttattcagccaccttactacccacccttttcacataatcccgggtattcgatgggaggtacatcggattaccccagttttaacccttatcactctcagatgccatacccacctttttatccacagtacccacagtaccctatgtatccacccccaccctaccatctaggtatagcaaaccctaccccgggggatgctgcacctcctccactacCAGCAGcccctactgtcccagaaacccaaatgcctaaacctagctcatctggggggagcaaggtcaagatgaccgattacatgaagctgggtgctccccagtttgaaaccggtgatgacccgtttgtatacCTTGAGAgagtcaagacaattacagatgagataggagctgatgacagtagagccattcagatggttgggttcatactaaaatgcaagaaggcccgagagtggtttaagaactatgtgaacccgaggttggacagcctatcatgggaggagtttgcaaatgagtttgcaggatgggctttccctgatagttcaagagaattgaagatgattgagttcgagcagctgaggcagacgaatgagatgagtgtggatgagtatacagacagattcttggagctgttgccatttgctgggcagaatctagacacagatcagaagaagtcaaggaggtatatcatgaagctccattccaggtattcctccttgattcagtcagcagagagggagagtttccatgccatagtggatatggctcggaggatggaggctagtgctataatcgaagggaaagtcaagcagtcagtggcataaccttctggttccaagactccaggtgggggaaagttagacccttcttctctgagttcaggcaataagaggtggggcaacaccaccaggaagccaaagaagaacaagttctagagcaagatcaagtcaggtctgggattaagaggtggctcgagctcaggtgcagataatgcagtatgcaagaagtgtgggaagccacacaagggtGTATGTCTAGTTGCGAcggcagcctgcttcaggtgtgggcaggagggacacatggctcgggagtgtcctagagcagcttttatagcacagtctcagcagacagcttctggtagtgtggctcagccagcagctccagccgcaactcaggctagtggcagaggtcgaaggagaggggcaacctcttcttcagcgggtttcaggggtgagggtccgtcagctccagcacggatcttcaccatgacttagcaggaggcaaatgcattgaacacagtggtgtcaggtaatctcatcattggttgttctgatgtgtatgcgttattggaccctggtgcatctcattctttcattgctccgagggccgtcgagaggttgggattgatggtctctgggttagagtgtcccctatgggtcagtggacccaagtgtgacccgtcagtggtagagtcagtctgccagtgtagtccagtttttgtggagggaagatgcctgtctgccgaccttgtggttctagatttgacagattttgacgtcattctagggatggattggctatctacccatggtgctaccttggactgcagagacaaggtagtcaagttcagatgtcaggatgggtcagaggtcgtcttcagaggagacagggggagtacacctcgaggtttgatatcagccctacaggctcgtaggctgctcaggagaggttgtcagggttttttagctcatatgagagagctggatagtcatgtcagagagcccgtctCAGTGCCAgcggtcagagagttcttagacgttttcctagacgagctgccaggtttaccacctgctagggagatagagtttgaaattgaattgatgcctgaaaccagaccgatctctattcctccctacaggatggcaccagcagaattgaaggagcttaaggagcagttgcaagagttggtagatagaggattcattcgaccgagtacctcaccttggggtgctccagtgctatttgtgaaaaaaaggatggatccctcagactttgtatcgactacaggcagttgaacaaggtcactaccaagaataagtacgcgttgccaaggatcgacaatctatttgaccagctaaccggagcaggttgtttctccaaaatagatctgagatcggggtaccatcagctaaggataagagaagaggatgtgccgaaaacagcattcaggaccagatatgggcactatgagttctttgtgatgccgttcgggttaaccaacgcccctgcagcattcatggatctcatgaacagagtgtttagccagtatctggatcactttgttattgtcttcatagataatatcttagtgtactccaggaatgcagaggagcatgcccatcatctgaggttagttctgcaaaccttgagggaacatggcttgtatgccaagttctccaagtgtgagttctggctgaggagcatctccttcttggggcatgtggtgtcaaaaaatggaatcgaggtagaccccaagaaagtggaagctgtagctaactggcctagacccactacggtggcagagatcaagagtttcttgggtttagcaggttactacaggaggttcgttcaggacttctctaagattgcagctcccatgaccagattgactaagaagaaccagaggttcgtgtggaccgaccagtgtgaagagagctttgaggagctaaagaagagattgacttcagcaccagtgttagctctgccatcttgtaatgaggacttcacagtcttttacgatgcgtcccgtgtgggactgggttgtgtgctaatgcagaatgaaagggtaattgcttatgcttctaggcagctgaagaagcacgagttgaattaccctacacacgacctggagatggcagcggtaatctttgcactcaagatgtggaggcgttacctttatggggtaaaatgtgagatcttcacagatcataaaagcctgcagcattcgggtaaggcaaatgttgtggcagacgccttaagccggaaatcacttggcagtttgtcctatatttcagcagagaggaggccagtagtgagggagttcttcgagctcatgaatgaaggtctacagttggagttgtctggtacaggtgctttagttgcccagatgagagtggcacccgtgtttctggagcaggtggctcagaaacagcatgaggacccatagtt
Coding sequences within it:
- the LOC110629426 gene encoding clathrin coat assembly protein AP180 — protein: MPSKLRKAIGAVKDQTSISLAKVYTNNTSRSNLEVVILKATRHDEAPIDDRYVKELLNLISSSKVYAASCAQAIGKRIGKTRNWIVALKSLMLVLRIFQDGDPYFPREVLHAMKRGARILNLSTFRDDSNSSPWDYTAFVRTFALYLDERLDCFVTGKLQRRFTNREKRNGHHGNRSGTDPICEMKPAFLLDKISFWQKLLDRAMATRPTGAAKTNKLVQSSLYAVVQESFDLYRDISDGLALLLDSFFHLQYQSCVSAFESCVKASKQFDELCSFYDLCKSIGVGRTSEYPSVQKISEELIETLQEFLKDQASFPTHIRSTSPNLLLPAPPAKEPSSSSERSEACDQYYSERDFDFGSQCNSMEDLTGTSPCPSMDQTEDLNSGTDSESIQSLPTGSADNSCLDLVSLGDWPASEDQKQEQEQQTCWEIVLAETASQPKANSSPAQLFFDQDSTDLANGFESLFGNNLSGQTSQPESAILNNFFDLASVPENHYNPFLQDIIEFPAIPTTPNKDQLVFPIDDVFPAASPTFTANPTFSATNPDGALPFANEDDPFGPYPTTMADTHESKGCMDQQMLLHEQQLWLQHQDKIIARNMA